The stretch of DNA CACATTTGGGCAGGAGTTTTCGTCTTTTTGGGCGTCGCTCGCAGCAAATGGTTAATGGTAGAAAATTTTACAGTATTTAGTTTTGCGACTACCAGTATTGGTGCATTAACTAACGTAATCTTAAATTTTCTCTTCATTCCTACTTATCAAGGCAATGGTGCTGCGATCGCGACAGTAATTTCTTATGCTGTTGCTGCCTATTTTGCTTGTATTTTTTATCCCCCAATGTTTAAAACTGGTTGGATGTTAACCAAAGCTCTTTTTATCCCCCTCAGATTTCGCCAAAATTTAGTTTATTTTCAGGCAATCAAAACTAAGTTATTATAATTTAATTTTTACACTTAAAAATATGAATTTCGCCGAACAACTTACTTATTGGTATGCTCGAATTTTTGCTAAACCTCAATATATTAAATTAAATAGATTATTGTTTACGTTGGGTTCAAAAGGACTGGGTTTGCGTAACTATCAGGATTTATCAATTACTGGTGAATTATCTTTCTTGAAAAAATATTTGATTCAGCGTCAAAATCCTATCGTATTTGATGTTGGCGCGAATCGAGGTAAATATAGTTTGATTTGTCAACAATTAAATCCTAACTCAAAAATATTTTGTTTTGAACCTCATCCTCAAAATTTCTCTTTCTTAAAAGAGCAAATAAAATCCTCAAATATTGTTGTGTTGAATCAAGCTTTATCAGAACAACCAGGCAAACTATTTCTTTATGATTATAAAAATAATAATGGCTCTACCCATGCCACTTTATATGAAAATGTAATTGAAACTCTTCATGGTTCAGAAAGTACTGCTGTAGAAGTTGAAGTTTCTACTATTGATACAGTAATTAAAAATTATAATCTTGATAAAATCGATTTGCTAAAAATAGATGTTGAAGGACATGAATTAAAAGTATTAACTGGAGCTAAAGAAGCAATTCAACAGGGAAAAATTGAGGCAATTCAATTTGAATTCACTCATATCAATGTTATTTCTAGAGTATTCATGAAAGATTTTATCGAGCTTTTGGGAGAAAATTATAATTTTTATCGGTTGTTACCCACAGGTTTATTACCATTAGGTCAATATAATCCAATTACTCACGAAATTTTTATCTATCAAAATATTATTTGTCTCAAAAAAGATTGTAATTAATTTTGATTATAATGATCATCTTACCTAAGTTATCAGTTATCAGTTACTAATTATGAGGGATGAATAATCAACCATTAACATAAGCGAAGCGCACTACCGTAGGTCTCAAAAATCAACCATTTACTCAATATAAAAACACAGAGTGAAAAAGTTTATTTTAAATATTGAATGCGGTATTACCAACCTTCAATTCGCAAAATTTTATTTTTAAATAACTGATAACCATAACCAAAAAAATGAGCTAAAGGCATGGTTAAGATGACAATTCCAGTATAAAACCAGCGAACTAGTAAAGATGGTATTTGTTCTGATTTTCCTCGCCAAATCTCAGTAGCAAATCGCTCTTTTAACTTCCAATTAACACGTAAACTTTCAATCAAAGGAATCAATAAACCAGCTAAAATTATTTCCCGAATATGTAAATTTAAGTCGGAAAAAGCTAAATCTAATAATAATAATAAAATTAAAGTTAAAATAAATAAAAAAGGTAATTTACCTCGAAGTTGCATTTGCTCTGGATGTTTGACACTAGTAAGATAGCGTCCTCTACCATATTTAAAATATTGTATCCATAATGATTTCCAAGTTTTTCTCGGATAATACCACACTTTAATATCCGAACTTACATAGATAGCTTCGGGATTTTTACTCAGTAGTTTTTGATTTAATTCTGCATCTTGGTTAGTAATTTGAGATGTGTCAAAAACATTAATCTCATTTAAGTTAGAGTTATTATCTACTGCTAGTAATGCTTTACGCCAAAAACATCCTAGATAAACAGTATCCGCATAACCGTCATAATTAATATTTCTATATTTTGCACCACCATTGCCTAAAATACTATTAGCAGCCAGAGCTACTCCTGCTTGAAAAGCACCAGCAGCAACAAAACGCTGTGCGCCACCAGCGTTGTCAGCTTTAGTTTCTAGTAAAGCTTTGACGCATTTTTCTACATAATCAGAAGCATATTCACAATGAGCATCGGCACGCAAAAAAATATCTCCTTTGGCTTTTTGTAAGATTATATTGAGAGCGTGTGATTGAATTTTATGGGGATTAATTATTAGTTTGACTCGTGAGTCGAATAATGAAATTTGTTTAACTATTTCCTGAGTGCGATCGCTACTGTTGCCATCGGCAATTATAATTTCGATTAATCTGGGATATTGACTAGCCAAAAATTTTTGAACAACTTTTTCTATATAAGCTTCTTCGTTATAAGCAGGAATAGCAATTGTTACTGAAGGCAAATCATTGGCAAACGAGTCAGTTGAAATAACCATAAATTACAATTTTTTAGTGGTTGAGATTTAATGGTTGTCTCTAATTAACTACAAAAGTTTTTAAAATCATAACAGCCAAAATAGCTAAAAGTTATACTGATTCTTGACAAATAATTTTTCTTGGTCATCCTCTAAATTAAATGTCGTTGTAAAGATTGACGCATCACATCTACGGGGACAGGTTGCTGTAACCAAATTTCTAACGCTGCTACACCCTGTTGTACCAACATTTCCAACCCATCAATTATAATTGCACCTTGTTTTTGAGCGAGTTGTAGAAATTTAGTGGGATTAGGAGTGTAAATTAAATCGTACACGATCGCGTCTGATGATAATTTTTTGAACAATTGGGCATCGATAGGAGATTGTTCTACTTGGGGATACATTCCAATGGGGGTTGTATTGATTAACAATTCTGCTGCTGGTAGTAATGCGTTCAATCCTTCCCAATAATGAATTTTTAATTTTTTAATAATTTCACGATTATCTTGCCAACTTTGATAAAACTGAGCCATTTTATCTTT from Stanieria cyanosphaera PCC 7437 encodes:
- a CDS encoding glycosyltransferase family 2 protein, encoding MVISTDSFANDLPSVTIAIPAYNEEAYIEKVVQKFLASQYPRLIEIIIADGNSSDRTQEIVKQISLFDSRVKLIINPHKIQSHALNIILQKAKGDIFLRADAHCEYASDYVEKCVKALLETKADNAGGAQRFVAAGAFQAGVALAANSILGNGGAKYRNINYDGYADTVYLGCFWRKALLAVDNNSNLNEINVFDTSQITNQDAELNQKLLSKNPEAIYVSSDIKVWYYPRKTWKSLWIQYFKYGRGRYLTSVKHPEQMQLRGKLPFLFILTLILLLLLDLAFSDLNLHIREIILAGLLIPLIESLRVNWKLKERFATEIWRGKSEQIPSLLVRWFYTGIVILTMPLAHFFGYGYQLFKNKILRIEGW
- a CDS encoding FkbM family methyltransferase, producing the protein MNFAEQLTYWYARIFAKPQYIKLNRLLFTLGSKGLGLRNYQDLSITGELSFLKKYLIQRQNPIVFDVGANRGKYSLICQQLNPNSKIFCFEPHPQNFSFLKEQIKSSNIVVLNQALSEQPGKLFLYDYKNNNGSTHATLYENVIETLHGSESTAVEVEVSTIDTVIKNYNLDKIDLLKIDVEGHELKVLTGAKEAIQQGKIEAIQFEFTHINVISRVFMKDFIELLGENYNFYRLLPTGLLPLGQYNPITHEIFIYQNIICLKKDCN